In one Rhodococcus sp. B50 genomic region, the following are encoded:
- a CDS encoding TetR/AcrR family transcriptional regulator, with protein MDTREDSVSGDVGAWRHYGPTSLPKPLTAALEAFAERGYDGTSIREIASRSGLSVPGLYHHYPSKQALLVSLTTTVLRDLLARSRQALAEAGPTPSERFDAVVESLLRFHMFRRDQAFVASTEMRSMEPEARQAFVALRDEQQRMIDEIVEAGVGDGTFSTPFPKDASRAVTTMCVAVASWYRPDGSLSPDEIVRRYLQVARNAVGAA; from the coding sequence ATGGACACGCGTGAGGATTCGGTTTCCGGCGACGTCGGCGCTTGGCGGCACTATGGGCCGACCAGCCTTCCCAAGCCGCTCACCGCTGCGCTCGAGGCGTTCGCCGAGCGTGGCTACGACGGCACGTCGATCCGGGAGATCGCATCACGCTCCGGTCTGTCGGTGCCCGGGCTGTACCACCACTACCCGTCGAAGCAGGCGCTGCTGGTCTCGCTCACCACCACCGTGCTGCGCGACCTGCTCGCCCGCAGCAGGCAGGCCCTCGCCGAGGCCGGACCCACCCCGTCCGAACGGTTCGACGCGGTCGTCGAGTCGCTGCTGCGTTTCCACATGTTCCGCCGCGACCAGGCGTTCGTGGCATCGACCGAAATGCGCAGCATGGAACCCGAGGCCCGCCAGGCCTTCGTCGCGCTGCGCGACGAGCAGCAGCGCATGATCGACGAGATCGTCGAGGCCGGCGTCGGTGACGGCACCTTCTCGACGCCCTTCCCGAAGGACGCCAGCCGCGCGGTGACGACGATGTGCGTCGCGGTGGCGAGCTGGTACCGGCCCGACGGTTCGTTGTCTCCCGACGAGATCGTGCGCCGATACCTGCAGGTCGCGCGGAATGCGGTCGGCGCGGCGTAG
- a CDS encoding acyl-CoA dehydrogenase family protein yields MAVDLSYSDHVRDLIARTEQFIRDEVLPVEDAHGGDITAAGGDAIRADLQKAAKAAGVFAPHAPVEYGGHGLNMSDRAPVFEAAGYSLFGPTALNIAAPDEGNVHMLAHIASDEQKQQFLAPLAAGDVRSAFAMTEPAPGAGADPNALNTRAEKVSGGWKINGRKHFITGADGAGFFIIMARTSGEPGQRGGATMFLAPADTAGLKVGRHINTLDRSMIGGHCEVDFEDLFVPDSAVLGEVDQGFAYAQVRLGPARMTHVMRWLGAARRGHDTAVRYVAEREGFGSRLGDLGMIQKMVADNEIDIAATRALLVQACWELDQGSHASNATSIAKTFAAEAIFRIVDRSAQMCGGLGVSEDLPIARLTREVRPFRVYDGPSEVHRWAIAKRAVGAVRKAAREAAK; encoded by the coding sequence ATGGCGGTCGACCTGTCCTACTCGGATCACGTCCGGGACCTCATCGCGCGGACCGAGCAGTTCATCCGCGACGAGGTGCTTCCCGTCGAGGACGCCCACGGTGGCGACATCACCGCTGCCGGTGGCGACGCGATCCGGGCGGATCTGCAGAAGGCCGCCAAGGCTGCCGGTGTCTTCGCTCCGCACGCACCCGTCGAATACGGCGGTCACGGCCTGAACATGTCCGACCGCGCTCCGGTCTTCGAGGCGGCCGGCTACTCGCTCTTCGGTCCTACCGCGCTCAACATCGCCGCCCCGGACGAGGGCAACGTGCACATGCTCGCGCACATCGCGAGCGACGAGCAGAAGCAGCAGTTCCTCGCGCCCCTCGCCGCCGGCGACGTGCGCTCGGCCTTCGCGATGACCGAGCCCGCCCCCGGTGCCGGCGCCGATCCCAATGCTCTGAACACGCGTGCCGAGAAGGTCTCCGGTGGCTGGAAGATCAACGGCCGCAAGCACTTCATCACCGGTGCTGACGGAGCAGGCTTCTTCATCATCATGGCCCGCACGTCCGGCGAGCCCGGGCAGCGCGGCGGCGCCACCATGTTCCTCGCCCCCGCCGACACCGCGGGCCTGAAGGTCGGCCGCCACATCAACACCCTCGACCGCTCCATGATCGGTGGTCACTGCGAGGTCGACTTCGAGGACCTGTTCGTCCCCGATTCGGCAGTGCTCGGCGAGGTCGACCAGGGCTTCGCCTACGCGCAGGTGCGCCTCGGACCCGCCCGCATGACGCACGTGATGCGCTGGCTCGGTGCCGCCCGCCGCGGTCACGACACGGCCGTCCGCTACGTCGCCGAGCGTGAGGGATTCGGTTCCCGCCTGGGCGATCTCGGCATGATCCAGAAGATGGTCGCCGACAACGAGATCGACATCGCGGCGACCCGGGCGCTGCTCGTGCAGGCGTGCTGGGAACTCGACCAGGGTTCGCACGCCTCGAACGCCACGTCGATCGCCAAGACCTTTGCCGCCGAAGCCATCTTCCGCATCGTCGACCGGTCCGCTCAGATGTGCGGCGGTCTCGGTGTCTCCGAAGACCTTCCGATCGCACGCCTCACCCGCGAGGTCCGGCCGTTCCGTGTGTACGACGGCCCGTCCGAGGTGCACCGCTGGGCCATCGCCAAGCGTGCCGTCGGTGCCGTCCGCAAGGCAGCCCGTGAGGCCGCGAAATGA